One Elusimicrobiaceae bacterium genomic window carries:
- a CDS encoding glycosyltransferase family 87 protein, translating into MLNPLNSLKNTRAGRRINTLAASCVFAAALSFAGLFLMYPLTAGRNFEPPEIINIFRGNIRPDAAQTPLPPETFPVSLKGQTPASKYIISFSASIPADTKVPCRLVRTDSNAAGLTLEALPGGTLALYTRAAGQPGEKKLLAVPDAFQPGNLFTGSITKNKNDAIILRVDNRGEKVATVHLPAAIDTITVGDKTGAAAVIGLELLFTQFKKSAQAQKLPGRLIILATGVLWLILPLALICLAAQTAGRLASPGPLRPDESARRAELIGLLLMAGFVCATAFHYIEGGYHNNPYPLSTFLFRPDDVLQDLFHHISYAKDLNPYLAKTGIEPSTYFPFVYLPLYPLAHTGKDFMRLCFFAALPLFAWLNIKYLKRAGLAHVALWRNALVYSGLSYPLLFCMDRGNLEIFVFIAIAAAMFLLEKDKPLTASVFLALAIAAKGYPAIFLLLFIKRRNWNAALLACGISAALTAVPLLLYKGGFMENLAGLWQGIEFVARRYALDSYGYDHNASLFNPLRIGASLLYGMQDRAALLRVFNMVAFAAGCGVAYYVLRRETVLWKQAALLVCYEVLATPFSGAYKLLAFFVPMWLFINAPRRSRFDNLYAVIFALLLIPKEYPLFHAEPLPPVAISAVLNPLLMALLCALIIMDRQQAPAGA; encoded by the coding sequence ATGTTAAACCCTCTTAACAGTTTAAAAAACACGCGCGCCGGCAGACGCATAAACACACTTGCGGCAAGCTGTGTTTTTGCCGCCGCACTGTCGTTTGCCGGGCTGTTTCTAATGTATCCGCTCACAGCAGGTCGAAACTTCGAACCGCCGGAAATTATAAATATCTTCAGGGGAAACATACGGCCTGATGCCGCGCAAACGCCGCTGCCGCCGGAAACTTTCCCGGTATCGCTCAAAGGGCAGACACCGGCCTCGAAATATATCATTTCGTTCAGCGCCAGTATCCCCGCCGATACAAAAGTTCCATGCCGGCTTGTAAGAACCGACTCCAATGCCGCAGGCCTTACGCTGGAAGCGTTGCCCGGCGGCACGCTTGCTCTTTACACCCGCGCGGCAGGCCAGCCCGGAGAGAAGAAACTTCTGGCTGTGCCCGATGCGTTCCAGCCCGGAAATTTATTTACAGGCAGTATAACCAAAAACAAAAACGACGCCATAATTTTGCGGGTGGACAATCGTGGCGAAAAAGTGGCGACAGTCCATCTACCAGCGGCAATTGACACCATCACCGTAGGCGATAAAACCGGAGCAGCCGCCGTTATCGGACTGGAACTGCTGTTTACGCAATTTAAAAAATCCGCTCAGGCGCAAAAGCTGCCCGGCAGACTGATCATATTGGCCACAGGCGTTTTATGGCTGATCCTGCCGCTTGCACTAATATGCCTGGCGGCGCAGACGGCAGGGCGGCTCGCTTCGCCAGGCCCGCTCCGCCCGGACGAAAGTGCCCGCAGGGCCGAACTTATCGGTCTGCTGCTTATGGCCGGCTTTGTGTGCGCCACGGCATTCCATTATATTGAAGGCGGCTATCACAACAACCCCTACCCGCTGAGCACGTTTCTTTTCCGGCCGGATGACGTTTTGCAGGATCTGTTCCACCATATCTCTTATGCAAAAGATTTAAATCCCTATCTGGCGAAAACCGGCATTGAACCATCCACATATTTTCCGTTCGTCTATCTGCCGCTTTATCCGCTAGCACATACCGGCAAGGATTTCATGAGGCTATGTTTTTTCGCCGCGCTGCCGCTGTTCGCCTGGCTCAATATAAAATATCTTAAACGCGCTGGACTGGCGCACGTCGCACTGTGGAGAAACGCGCTTGTTTATTCCGGCCTTTCCTACCCGCTGCTCTTCTGCATGGATCGCGGCAATCTGGAAATATTTGTTTTCATCGCGATAGCGGCGGCAATGTTTCTGCTTGAAAAAGACAAGCCTTTAACAGCCTCCGTTTTTCTGGCGCTGGCAATTGCCGCCAAAGGCTATCCCGCCATTTTTCTGCTGCTTTTCATAAAACGCAGGAACTGGAACGCGGCGCTGCTGGCGTGCGGAATCTCCGCCGCGCTTACCGCCGTCCCGCTCCTGCTGTACAAGGGCGGTTTCATGGAAAATCTCGCGGGGTTATGGCAGGGCATCGAATTCGTCGCGCGGCGTTACGCGCTGGACAGTTACGGGTACGACCACAACGCCAGCCTTTTCAATCCGCTGCGGATAGGCGCATCCCTTCTGTACGGCATGCAGGACCGGGCAGCGTTGCTGCGCGTATTCAATATGGTGGCGTTTGCGGCGGGCTGCGGCGTGGCTTATTATGTTTTGCGCAGGGAAACCGTGTTATGGAAACAAGCCGCACTGCTGGTCTGTTACGAGGTGCTTGCCACGCCTTTTTCCGGCGCGTACAAACTGCTCGCCTTTTTTGTGCCGATGTGGCTGTTTATCAACGCGCCCCGGCGTTCGCGATTTGACAATCTGTACGCGGTTATTTTCGCGTTGCTGCTGATACCGAAAGAATATCCGCTTTTTCATGCGGAGCCGTTGCCGCCAGTCGCGATTTCCGCTGTGTTAAATCCCCTGCTGATGGCGCTGCTGTGCGCGCTGAT